In the genome of Raphanus sativus cultivar WK10039 chromosome 9, ASM80110v3, whole genome shotgun sequence, the window GAATAAACGGTATGACTTGTACCTCATGTTCTTCATCCATTGAAAGCGTACTGCAATCACTTTATGGTGTACAAAGAGCTCATGTTGCCTTAGCAATTGAAGAAGCTGAAGTTCATTATAATCCCACGCTCCTGAGTTACGATAAACTACTGGAAGAGATAGATAATGCTGGATTTGAAGCGATTCTTATAAGCACAGGCGAAGATGTCAGCAAGATTGATTTGAAGATCGATGGCGAGTTTACTGATGAAGCAATGACGATGATAGAAAGATCGCTTGAAGCACTTCCTGGGGTTCAGAGTGTTGAGATCAGCCATGGAAGTGATAAGATATCTGTGTTGTACAAACCTGATGTGACGGGGCCGAGGAACTTCATTCGTGTGATAGAGTCTACTGTCTTTGGTCATAGTGGTCACATCAAGGCAACAGTATTCTCCGAGGGAGGGGTGGGCAGAGAGTCTCAAAAGCAAGAAGAGATCAAGCAGTACTATAAGTCGTTTCTCTGGAGTTTGGTTTTTACGGTACCAGTGTTTTTGACAGCCATGGTCTTTATGTATATCCCTGGAATTAAACATTTGCTAATGTTTAAGGTCATCAATATGCTCACCGTTGGAGAAATCATAAGGTGGGTTTTGGCTACACCTGTACAGTTTATCATCGGCTGGAGATTCTATGTTGGCTCTTACAAGGCTTTACGCCGAGGATCAGCTAACATGGATGTTCTGATTGCTCTGGGAACAAATGCAGCTTATTTCTATTCGTTATACACAGTGTTGAGAGCTGCAACATCTCCTGATTTCAAGGGAGTAGATTTCTTTGAGACTAGTGCCATGCTCATTTCGTTTATCATACTAGGAAAGTATCTGGAGATAATGGCAAAAGGCAAAACATCTCAAGCGATCGCAAAGCTTATGAACTTGGCACCAGACACTGCGATATTGTTGACTGTGGACGAGGAAGGGAATGTGACTGGTGAAGAAGAGATTGATGGCCGATTGATACAGAAGAACGACGTGATCAAGATCGTTCCTGGTGCTAAAGTAGCTTCCGATGGTTATGTTATATGGGGACAAAGTCATGTGAATGAAAGTATGATAACTGGAGAGGCAAGGCCAGTGGCAAAGAGAAAGGGTGATACTGTTATAGGAGGCACACTGAACGAGAACGGTGTTCTGCATATTAAGGTGACAAGGGTTGGTTCAGAGAGTGCTCTTGCACAGATTGTTCGACTTGTTGAATCCGCCCAGCTAGCCAAAGCTCCAGTTCAGAAGTTGGCTGATCGGATATCCAAGTTCTTTGTTCCTCTGGTGAGTAGTATTCTTGTCGGTTGAAATTCAAGTTTAGTCTTTTAAAGGCACAACTACTTCTTAAACTTACGAATTATAATATTGCAGGTAATTTTCCTATCGTTCTCAACTTGGCTTGCCTGGTTCTTAGCTGGAAAACTGCATTGGTACCCTGAATCATGGATACCTTCTTCAATGGATAGCTTTGAGCTAGCTCTTCAGTTTGGAATCTCTGTCATGGTCATAGCTTGTCCATGTGCTCTTGGGCTGGCTACTCCAACCGCTGTTATGGTTGGAACTGGGGTTGGTGCATCCCAAGGTGTGCTGATAAAGGGTGGTCAAGCTCTAGAAAGAGCACACAAGGTTGAGCCTCTTGCATTGTaacttattatattatatatgattgttCTGTaccattttgattttttttcagatgaTGAAACCTAACAGATCGAATGAATGTGTAGGTAAATTGCATTGTATTTGACAAGACAGGAACTCTCACGATGGGGAAACCCGTTGTTGTTAAAACCAAACTCCTGAAAAACATGGTACTTCGAGAATTCTATGAACTTGTGGCTGCAACTGAGGTAATCTCTTGTAACTATCAAACACATATACAAACTCGTGGCATGCCTCAAAAGTTTGATCTCTACGATGTCACTATCTTTTTATCAGGTAAACAGCGAGCATCCATTGGCAAAGGCCATTGTTGAATATGCAAAGAAATTCAGAGATGACGAAGAGAACCCTACGTGGCCTGAAGCCCGTGATTTTGTGTCTATCACTGGAACCGGAGTGAGAGCGACTGTTAAAGGAAGAGAGATTATGGTGGGAAACAAGAGCCTCATGTCTGGTTACAAAGTTACTATTACAGCCGATGCTGAGGAGTTGCTAGCAGAAGCTGAAGAGATGGCCCAGACAGGAATTCTCGTGTCTATAGACAATGAGTTAACTGGAGTTCTAGCTGTTTCGGATCCTGTAAAACCGAGTGCTCGAGAAGCCATCTCAATTCTAAAATCCATGAATATCAAAAGCATCATGGTAACAGGTGACAACTGGGGAACTGCAAACTCCATTGCTAGAGAAGTCGGTATCGACTCTGTTATCGCAGAAGCTAAACCCGAGCAGAAAGCAGAGAAAATCAAGGAACTACAGGTATGTAGTACCTCCAGagtaaatatcttttaaaatataagattgAAAATGATAGAAACAATGATTCTGTAGGCTGCGGGTCATGTTGTGGCGATGGTTGGAGACGGAGTCAATGACTCACCTGCTCTCGTGGCAGCGGATGTAGGAATGGCCATTGGTGCAGGAACCGACATTGCAATAGAAGCAGCTGATATTGTCCTGATGAAAAGCAACTTGGAAGATGTGATCACAGCCATTGATCTATCGAGGAAAACGTTCTCAAGGATCCGTCTCAACTACGTATGGGCTCTCGGGTATAACCTCATGGGCATACCGATCGCTGCGGGGGTGCTTTTCCCGTCTACTCGGTTCAGGTTGCCTCCGTGGATTGCAGGTGCTGCAATGGCTGCTTCTTCTGTCAGTGTTGTGTGTTGCTCTCTCTTGTTGAAGAACTACAAACGTCCTAAGAGGCTTGATAGCCTGGCGATCCGTGAGGTTCAAGTGGAGCGGGTTtagaaaaccaaactaaaccgatCCGAACAGATTACTTGGTTGTGTGATTTGATGAACTGTATGATTTGTTACGTTAGCATAATAAGAAATTTCACATGATTGGTTCAATGGTTCTCAGGATGGTTCCTGATAATATTTACCTAGCACAAAAGATGATGCTTTATCGTATTCTTCTTCTAGAATACTGGAAAAGAAATGTCACAAGCAAACTAAGAATGCATGCCGTTCAAATCTAGAAAAACGCTCCACACTGACAAGGGAGAGTAACCTTATATCATTtgagaataaaaaaatacataaatctgatttgaccaaaaaaaaaaaaaatacataaatctGACTTGTGGGTTATGACGGCAGATGCTGAGAAATGGTCCGAGATTTGTTTCTTTACTCGTGTCCTTTGGATGCATTTTATTTGAAGATGATGCTTTAGTTTTACGCATCAGGCGCAATAAAGCTGAAATAATAAGCAACCGCAACGGCCCATCATTAAAAGCCACTCGCATTAACAGCGCGTGAGGACGGATAGGCCAGAGCAGAGACTGCATTTTTCATGCCTTTTAGCTTTCTCTCTTTTGTCCTCCTAGCAGCTGACTCTTCTCTCTCATTTCTCGTGCTTCTCAAATTCTACTTCTATGGCGACGAAAGACCCAGAATCTGTTTACGATATAAGCATCGAGGTGACAATTGCTTAACTTCAATCAACACTctttaataatagaaaaaaatgtttgtgtgtttttgcTAAAAGGAATGatctttggtttaggtttttttttagTGTGTAAAAAAGAGATCCATGAATGGTTagcttcttcttgtttttctcAAGAAAGAAAGACTATTACTTTGAACTTAAGATGTATTAccctcttttttttgttgttttaaagTGCAAGTCTTTATCTAAATAATCGCTatatctcttcttcttgtttttcttgGAACAGGATGCAAATGGAAACAGCTTAGAACTCAGTCAATACAAAGACAAAGTTCTTCTAATTGTCAATGTCGCTTCCAAATGGTTAAGCTTTCttttacacacacacacctcTTAGCTATAAACTTCCATTATTGTAATTTTGATGCTAAACGTTTGTTTCTGATGGTCTCAGTGGGATGACGAACTCTAACTACACTGAATTGAATGAGCTTTACAACAAGTACAAAGACAAAGGTAAAAAACTGGTTTCAACCAAAAATCACTCAAAGTCTCTTTGTTTCTTCCCAGCTGATTAGCTTTTTTCAAAGACTTGATGTTTTGTTTCTGCTGCAAGGTCTGGAGATTCTAGCATTTCCTTGTAATCAATTTGGTGAAGAGGAACCTGGAACTACTGCCCAAATTACAGAGTTTGTCTGTACACGCTTCAAATCTGAGTTCCCCATTTTCAACAAGGTAAGACCAGGAATTGGTTACAACTTGTATGTCTCAATGTTGAATCTTTCTCCGTTGTGTGTTTTAGATTGAAGTGAACGGAGAGAATGCTTCCCCTCTTTATAAGTTCTTGAAAAAAGGCAAATGGGGAATCTTCGGGGACGAGATTCAGTGGAACTTTGCCAAGTTTCTTGTTGACAAGAATGGTCAAGCTGTTGAACGTTACTACCCAACTACTTCTCCTCTTACACTAGAGGTAATGAAACCGTCTCTTTCCGTCTCTGAAGTCCTGATTCCTGAACACTTTTTTTACTCTCTTTGTGCTTATGTTATGTCCTCTTGTTTTTTTCTGCAGCATGACATCAAGAAGCTTCTGAACCTCTCATGAATGGTGGTGTTATCCGATTCACTCTGTTGATAACTCTACTTTGGTCGTGACTCGTGAACTTGTCATGTAATAAAGCAAAATCACATTTGACTTTGGTTCCAATTTGTTCTGTTTACGTTTCACAAATCCAAACCGGTTGCACTCAGTGACTCACGGTTAATCAAGTTTAGTAAAACAAGCATTACCTCATCATAATAcacaaaaaatgttttagtaAATCAactttagtaaaataaatacttattaatGTGTTGGTTTCTATAAGGGAGGAAGAACTGAATAAATACTCACGGTTAAGACCTCTCTACTGATGAAAACCAGGTTTCTTGGTGACGACcacaaagaaagagagagagagctttatGGGATAGCTAAAGTTAAACATCTCCTTAAATAATAACCTGAAGAAAGGGGTCTAGCTAGTTGCTACATTAACAATGTTACAAGGAACACAGAGATCTGTCTCAATTCTCCGAGATTTCTGGTTTTAACATTCTCAGATAAAATCtacaacaacaaagaagatATTTACAGCATTCACATTCTGCACgtatgctgctgctgctgctgctgcttcaaTAGCTAAGAAGGTAGTAAAATAGGAAGAAAGATTAAATACTGTCTCGTTCTGAATCATCCGCGAGTCAAGTCAATATCAGTGAGTAGGTTTCTTCCGCTAGTAGAGTCAAGTGATCTGCCTGAGACTGAGACTGAACCTTCCCCTGAACCGGGCCATCCACTCATTCCCTGACCTGAGAAGTTCTGTGGCGTCTCCTGACCCACctgtgcttcttcttcttcttcttcttcttgtggaTTAGTCTCCATTTCGCTATCCTTGTGCTCTTCCTTtggtttattttcttgtttgatAGTCTTGTTACTGTTATTAACTCCTCCGTATATAAAACTACAAGCCACAACcttcaaacaacaacaaaacatgttttttttatttctgttaagAGACATTACAAACAAGAAACCAAACTCATAATACCACATGAAACCaataaagaagaggaagaattGAGAAACCTGAACGAGGCTGGCTGCAATAAGCATTCCAATCCCACCGCCAATAACATGACCTTCAGGACCAGAAAGGGAGACACTCAAACCGCCTGTTCGGCTTTTGGATCCACCTTCTTCATTCACCAAATAAGATCCCCCTAGACTTAGTATCTCAAAACGTccctaacaacaacaacacaaggTGATTGATATAAAGAACTTCATTAGTTTCCTCTTGTTTTGAGTTTCTTCAGTTAACAGAATGAAACGATTTTTGAAAAACCTCATATGTCAAAGAAGACTCTGTTGTAGCGGGTTGACGTAGAGTGACTGAAGAAACTGTTCCGGTGCCTGACATTATACAAAGAGCTCGAGGTCTTTGCTGTGAGAATGACATGACTTTTGAAACGATATCCTgcgagaaaaataaaagaaaacagataCAGAATCTTAATATATTAAAtccataaatatattattagattgaaatgattttttatttttttctggagAGCTTACTTCTCCTGCTCCAACACTGATGACATGAGGTGCAAAAGCAAGTCCAGCTGAAGTGTTCATCCACTCACCTAATGTAATCAACAGAGGTAAAAGATTGctcttaaattaaaatttatattgaagACTAATCACATTTCAATGACCCATTACTTAGCTATACACAGATTATAACACACATGGATCACTTAAAATTACTTTTTCCACAGCTTAATACCTAACAAGCAACGTTCTGTAGGAATTACAACATatccaaatcaaaccaaactaatttgtTTCAGCTTAAGATTTTTTTCACTAATTACTAATCTAAACAAAAGTAGAGATTAGACCACACACTTGGATCATTAAATTATCAGTAACAGCAGAGCTAAACCAACATAGTCTGTCTTAATTTGGCCACACAATCATCTATATACCTTCTAAGCATCACTGGACTTTCACATAACCATACATCTAAACTCAAGTTCTTCACAGTGTAACATTGAAAAAAAACACTTGAGATCTCACCAAGATTAGCTAAACGTTGCTTCCTTCCAGTACCAGGAGGTCGACCTCTGGCTCGTTTAGGAGCATTTGGATCAGTCACTGCAGAAGAGTCCTTAGCTGCTTTACTACTACCACCAGAAGAACAAGGCACAGGAGAAAGCCCTAAAGAGACTTGTCCATCAGGAGGAGCGTACTTCCTCGGCCGTCCACGCTTCTTCTTAACCAACGGCTGCTCCATCTGTGGCGGCTGCAGCGGCTGCACAGAAGCAGAGGAAGCCATCCCCATGTGAATGTTGTGTCCGAAGTCAGAGTGTCTGTGGTCGGCCATGGAGAAATGAGGCCCCGGGTTGTTAGCTTGAGGATGATGAACGTTAGGGTTCGGCATAGGTCTCATTCCCGGCGGCGGCGGCGCGTGGAGACCACTCGCGACCTGGGAAGGGGAGAGATTGGTGAAGGCTCCTCTTTGGAGGTAGTAGTGAGGAAATGACATTGCTTCTCTCCCGTCCATGCATTTAAATGCCTTAAATTACAAGTCTTTTCAAATGGGTTTTGAGCCTTTTAGATGAAACATTGAGACTTTATGAAGAAGAGAGTAGGAACTACCCAGAAATAGTAAACCCTAATTCCCCAAATTAGTAAAGAGAACAACAATggcggatttttttttttttgtgaaacctATAAAGAAGGAAGCTAAAAATCTTGAGCTGTTACTAGTACTGTTAGTCTAGGAGAGAAAGGAAATCtcaagagaagagaaaagagagagagatttgattTCGAAATCTAGGGTTTCCGAGATGATAAAAACGCAAATGTACATCAGAGGAGACCAGGGAAGATGACAGAAGAGAAGAGAAcagaaaagagagaagaaagagagagaggtttaTACagtagtttttgatttttttaaataattctGAAGAGAGAGAATGAAATTTTAGGCCTTGTCTGAAAGTTAGAAGACTGAAGAAGAAGCGAGGAAGGAGAGAGAGTGACGGACTGACGACCactattttttttcctttatatattttaaaattattttttattcaaacaaaactattaaacggttttaataatattaaattgacTTGTTTTAAGAATAGTTTTATTCAAAAGCTTTTGTACTTTCCGTTTTTTATAGTTGAATTTAATGTCTGGAATAATGCATATACCTCTCACTAAAAATGTAATTTAGtcagatatatatattaatgccTTTCATGTATAAATTATAGTAtgctttttaactttttttattcTCATGAAAATGGTATGCTCATCTCAggttaacaatatttacacaattaaaataaaagtaattggcatgaaaaataaataataatttgcaAATTTGCAAAATAGAACTTTAGTGGAATTGAGGGGTAGATCTAGTCCGTTTGGTGACAAGTTGACGTGAACACCCTTATCAATCTGTTGGCTGAGAAATAGAAACCAAGAGTTGAATTATGATCCCATCAGTATAATCACAAATTATCCACATAAAAGCTAAAAGAAGACTCATCCACAGTCATGACTATACTCTATCAAACATAATCATAAACTCATCAAAAAAttagaaactataaaaataaataccaactaacatataaaattatctGGATAAGTTATATATAGAATGATATAAAACATATGTATCACGATGCAGTCTACCCTATTCGGATATATAAGTAATACAGTATTATACTAATTATCTGGTTATTTTTATGGTTGTTGGTTATTTAAGTTAGTGGTCAGTCAGATTTTGAATGAATAGTGAACTTGATACTTAcctttatattataaatcataaactttaaactcaaagataaacttcaaatcttaaatctaatagataaaccataaaccaaatGCTAAACATCAATCATAAACATAAATGATAAACCTTGAACCTAAAAGATCAAGCTTAAAttttggataaaccctaaattcaaatTAATAGAGTAACCATTAATCCTACACCTTAAACAGCAACATGCAAACTTTATCTTTAGAgtaatataaattcaaaacaataaatcattttatataatactaAGTTAACTATATGGTCAACATTGCTTTAGACTTGTTAAAAACAtctatattttactaattaGATTTTTCGGTATCAATAAATTAAGCTGTGTATACCAGTTATTCGGATATCATTATTATTAACAAGTATTTACATCATAAACATATAGCCGAAAATTACATTATAATCTggaatcataaaattatttaaggGAATGCTATATAATCTTTTCATGAGATACAAAAATGAAGTTTCTAtttcaatcatatatatatatatatatatgtatctcaAGATTTTTCCGGTCATCGTCTTCAACACTTGATTTCTACTAGGCATGGGTATTCGGGGTCctaatcgggtttcggttttatccaTTCAgatttcggtttttcgggtttatcaAAACCAGCCCTATTcggattatttgaaagttcggttcgggaccggttcgggttttatcgggttcgggtcggggttagtaaatcttcaaagaaccggtatAATCCAATGTACTTTCGGAAGTTCGGGTCCCAATCGATTATtcagtttaaaaatatctgatttgtacctactttgtaactaaaacataagtaaaatcgattttttgggtttcaaatacctaatttgaacatttttgtaaccaaaaacataagtataatcgatttaaaaataagaaatgaacatcaaccatgatcatttaaaatcaaatgaaaatgaaatatagttattgataaaaagaaaagcaaataaatgaaaacataaaatgaaaaccGCGTTCTCATGAAATGTAAAACattgtttaatgaaaacaaaatctaaatctaaatatttaaaaattcaacaGCCACATTTAACCATCAACCTTCATGTAATAGAATCATCAACATTCATGTAATAGataagtattttatatgttcagtatatcttaatgtattttgaatacatattaggaattgagatcatgTTTGATACAAGATATTTCtagggttttgaatgtttcgggttctatcggatatccatttagtttcgggttcggtacggataatacccataacccgaaataccatgaaacaagatccattcggtatttatgtcgggttcggatcggttcggattcatttttatcggatcgggttcggttcgaattttcggattcggtttatttgcccagccctaatttCTACCATTCTAAACTCCAAGAAAATGTTCTATATTGTTCTTTTTGTTCATGTCAAGAGATCTATTAATAGCTGTGCTGACTGCTGAGTAAATCGTATGTATCATTAATTGATTGGAGTTTGTTCTATTCATGTCTTTCCGGCATGAACAACAAAATATTACACAATCTTAATTAAGTAAAATTTTTAGTCGAAATAATTACTTTAATGTATTAACAACTAGTTTTTAGTGGCCAGCAAGCACatctctaatatattatttcatttcTTACTCTAAAACGGTGTAAACCAAAAATAGAATTGAATTTATTCCAAtgtattactttattttttactttaaaaatgaATACTCTCAAAATAattccatttttatttaattaataatttttagtaataCCCTCACttataaaaattatcaattaactccaattattttatgtt includes:
- the LOC130499707 gene encoding probable glutathione peroxidase 8; the encoded protein is MATKDPESVYDISIEDANGNSLELSQYKDKVLLIVNVASKCGMTNSNYTELNELYNKYKDKGLEILAFPCNQFGEEEPGTTAQITEFVCTRFKSEFPIFNKIEVNGENASPLYKFLKKGKWGIFGDEIQWNFAKFLVDKNGQAVERYYPTTSPLTLEHDIKKLLNLS
- the LOC108827743 gene encoding probable copper-transporting ATPase HMA5 → MATKLLSLTCIRKERFSGRYPPVLRKHLNSRPRGGGDGSPSETAVLKIDEEEAVSDAVFRVTGMTCSACAGSIEKEIKRLPGIHEAVIDALNNRAQIQFYPTSVDVETIRETIEDAGFEASLIENEANERSRQVCRIRINGMTCTSCSSSIESVLQSLYGVQRAHVALAIEEAEVHYNPTLLSYDKLLEEIDNAGFEAILISTGEDVSKIDLKIDGEFTDEAMTMIERSLEALPGVQSVEISHGSDKISVLYKPDVTGPRNFIRVIESTVFGHSGHIKATVFSEGGVGRESQKQEEIKQYYKSFLWSLVFTVPVFLTAMVFMYIPGIKHLLMFKVINMLTVGEIIRWVLATPVQFIIGWRFYVGSYKALRRGSANMDVLIALGTNAAYFYSLYTVLRAATSPDFKGVDFFETSAMLISFIILGKYLEIMAKGKTSQAIAKLMNLAPDTAILLTVDEEGNVTGEEEIDGRLIQKNDVIKIVPGAKVASDGYVIWGQSHVNESMITGEARPVAKRKGDTVIGGTLNENGVLHIKVTRVGSESALAQIVRLVESAQLAKAPVQKLADRISKFFVPLVIFLSFSTWLAWFLAGKLHWYPESWIPSSMDSFELALQFGISVMVIACPCALGLATPTAVMVGTGVGASQGVLIKGGQALERAHKVNCIVFDKTGTLTMGKPVVVKTKLLKNMVLREFYELVAATEVNSEHPLAKAIVEYAKKFRDDEENPTWPEARDFVSITGTGVRATVKGREIMVGNKSLMSGYKVTITADAEELLAEAEEMAQTGILVSIDNELTGVLAVSDPVKPSAREAISILKSMNIKSIMVTGDNWGTANSIAREVGIDSVIAEAKPEQKAEKIKELQAAGHVVAMVGDGVNDSPALVAADVGMAIGAGTDIAIEAADIVLMKSNLEDVITAIDLSRKTFSRIRLNYVWALGYNLMGIPIAAGVLFPSTRFRLPPWIAGAAMAASSVSVVCCSLLLKNYKRPKRLDSLAIREVQVERV
- the LOC108827744 gene encoding AT-hook motif nuclear-localized protein 5 — protein: MDGREAMSFPHYYLQRGAFTNLSPSQVASGLHAPPPPGMRPMPNPNVHHPQANNPGPHFSMADHRHSDFGHNIHMGMASSASVQPLQPPQMEQPLVKKKRGRPRKYAPPDGQVSLGLSPVPCSSGGSSKAAKDSSAVTDPNAPKRARGRPPGTGRKQRLANLGEWMNTSAGLAFAPHVISVGAGEDIVSKVMSFSQQRPRALCIMSGTGTVSSVTLRQPATTESSLTYEGRFEILSLGGSYLVNEEGGSKSRTGGLSVSLSGPEGHVIGGGIGMLIAASLVQVVACSFIYGGVNNSNKTIKQENKPKEEHKDSEMETNPQEEEEEEEAQVGQETPQNFSGQGMSGWPGSGEGSVSVSGRSLDSTSGRNLLTDIDLTRG